The following proteins are co-located in the Fluviicola sp. genome:
- a CDS encoding succinate dehydrogenase cytochrome b subunit — protein MAAIKKQINSSVGKKIKMALTGLFLVSFLIVHASVNALIFYNDQGKTFTIGAHFMATNPIIRTLEIVLIIAFVVHMVQGLKLWWENRKARPIAYAYKKNCTPDVKWYSKSMTLFGTLILLFLVIHTQNFWIPNRVHQFQACEELDLYRMMVSKFQNPIEVIIYLLGCISLSWHLLHGFKSAFQSLGLNHRKYNPMILKTGYFFAIVLPLTLAMMPVSIYLGWLK, from the coding sequence ATGGCAGCGATTAAAAAACAAATCAACAGTTCGGTAGGAAAGAAGATCAAAATGGCCTTGACCGGTTTGTTCCTGGTTAGCTTTTTAATAGTACACGCTTCTGTGAATGCACTTATTTTTTACAACGATCAGGGAAAAACCTTTACAATCGGGGCACATTTCATGGCTACCAACCCGATTATACGAACCCTTGAAATTGTATTGATTATCGCGTTTGTTGTTCACATGGTGCAGGGTTTGAAACTCTGGTGGGAAAACCGAAAAGCCCGGCCCATTGCTTATGCTTATAAGAAGAACTGTACTCCTGATGTGAAGTGGTATAGCAAAAGCATGACATTATTCGGCACATTGATTTTGCTGTTCCTGGTTATTCACACACAAAACTTCTGGATTCCCAATCGGGTGCATCAATTTCAAGCCTGCGAGGAGCTTGACTTGTACCGGATGATGGTCTCTAAATTTCAGAACCCTATTGAAGTAATTATTTACCTCTTAGGCTGTATTTCACTCAGCTGGCATTTGTTACACGGTTTCAAAAGCGCTTTTCAATCCCTGGGACTGAACCATCGGAAATACAATCCGATGATATTGAAAACCGGTTATTTCTTTGCAATTGTGCTTCCACTAACACTCGCCATGATGCCGGTTTCGATTTATTTGGGGTGGCTGAAGTGA
- a CDS encoding SDR family oxidoreductase — translation MKVFVTGASGFVGSEVVRELLRAGHHVVGLARSEESAQTIRQAGAEVLMGDLEDLSALKKGASEADGVIHTGFIHDFANFAKSNEVEKTAINAMGEVLMGTKKPIVVTAGILGLPHINGVVTEESTLQIPLRTSEPAALALAEKGVHASVVRLAPSTHDKGDKGFMPFIIHQARTHGVSGFPGEGNNRWPGVHRKDAAKLFRLAVEKGAKGALYNAIDDNGIELKKIAELIGEKLNVPVKSLSEEETATHFQWMSHFISFDSPATNLQTQEVLGWKPTEIGLLEDLTKNYF, via the coding sequence ATGAAAGTATTTGTAACAGGAGCTTCCGGCTTTGTAGGTTCGGAAGTTGTGAGAGAATTATTGAGAGCCGGACACCATGTAGTTGGTTTGGCACGGTCGGAAGAATCCGCACAGACAATCCGTCAGGCAGGCGCAGAAGTATTGATGGGAGATTTGGAAGATTTGAGTGCTTTGAAAAAAGGTGCTTCAGAGGCCGACGGAGTCATTCATACAGGCTTTATCCACGATTTTGCAAACTTCGCGAAGTCCAATGAGGTGGAAAAAACAGCCATTAACGCCATGGGTGAAGTATTGATGGGAACGAAAAAACCGATTGTTGTAACCGCAGGAATTTTGGGCTTGCCGCATATTAATGGGGTTGTTACGGAAGAAAGCACCCTGCAAATCCCGCTTCGCACTTCCGAGCCTGCTGCTTTGGCTTTGGCTGAAAAAGGCGTGCACGCTTCGGTGGTTCGTTTGGCTCCTTCCACGCACGATAAAGGTGACAAAGGATTTATGCCTTTCATTATTCACCAGGCGCGTACTCACGGTGTATCCGGGTTTCCGGGAGAAGGAAACAACCGCTGGCCGGGAGTTCACCGCAAGGATGCGGCAAAATTATTCCGGTTGGCAGTGGAGAAAGGTGCTAAAGGCGCTTTATACAATGCCATTGACGATAACGGGATCGAATTAAAGAAAATCGCGGAATTGATCGGTGAAAAACTGAATGTTCCCGTAAAATCCTTGTCAGAAGAAGAAACGGCAACCCATTTCCAATGGATGAGCCATTTCATTTCCTTCGATAGCCCGGCAACAAACCTGCAAACACAGGAAGTATTAGGCTGGAAACCTACAGAAATCGGTTTATTGGAAGACCTGACGAAAAATTATTTCTAA
- a CDS encoding MFS transporter yields the protein MPDISLKSATGRWVLFSTILATSMVFIDGSALNVVLPSLQKDLNASGADIFWVLNAYLLVLAAMMLPGGSFGDKFGRKKIFGLGIVIFIIGSLLCGISPTVNFLIVSRSIQGLGGAFMVPGSLSLITSLIREQERGKAIGTWSAVTTIVSIGGPIIGGVLGDHGLWRYIFFINIPIGVISLIALWSKVPETSNEDDQSKVDLPGAFLLVAGLASITYSFLKFPSTGLQDWKVNAILVFGIVSLILFLIVEKRSASPMIRLELFSNKNFSGLNLLTFFLYGALGAGFLFLSLNYVQIQGYTQTESGLTFLPFTFILGLFSRYIGTLSDRFGTKLFLIAGPFTTGLGFLWMSFIQQTSGFHAYWTTYFPGMIIISIGMLLTVVPLTTAVMNSISQKQSGISSGVNNAVSRIAGIFANAAFGALALFLFTNIVLQKLDGSEFSANQKAKIVAETVNLGNAQVPSGNFTPTQKTTIHQLYRGAFLNSYQSVLWCCTAMCFTSSAMAYFLVRNRAGKSSDQLKA from the coding sequence ATGCCTGATATTTCCTTGAAAAGCGCTACCGGCCGATGGGTCCTGTTTTCAACCATATTGGCAACATCGATGGTATTCATTGACGGAAGCGCGCTGAATGTTGTTCTGCCATCCTTACAAAAAGACCTGAACGCTTCCGGAGCGGATATTTTCTGGGTGTTGAATGCGTATTTGCTTGTTTTGGCAGCAATGATGTTGCCCGGAGGTTCGTTCGGGGATAAATTCGGCCGGAAGAAAATCTTCGGTCTGGGAATTGTCATTTTTATCATCGGTTCTTTGCTTTGCGGCATTTCACCGACTGTCAATTTTTTAATTGTTTCCAGATCCATACAAGGGTTGGGAGGCGCATTCATGGTTCCGGGAAGTTTATCGCTCATTACATCTCTTATCCGGGAGCAGGAGCGGGGAAAGGCAATCGGAACCTGGTCGGCAGTGACGACTATTGTAAGTATCGGAGGTCCGATTATCGGCGGCGTTTTGGGTGATCATGGCTTGTGGCGCTATATTTTCTTTATCAATATTCCCATCGGCGTTATTTCGCTGATTGCGCTCTGGTCAAAGGTACCGGAAACCTCCAATGAAGACGATCAAAGCAAGGTAGATCTTCCAGGAGCTTTCCTGCTGGTAGCCGGCCTGGCTTCCATTACGTATAGTTTTTTGAAGTTTCCCTCGACCGGGTTGCAGGATTGGAAAGTCAACGCGATCCTGGTTTTTGGCATTGTGAGCCTGATTTTATTCCTGATCGTTGAAAAACGAAGCGCAAGTCCCATGATCCGGTTAGAACTTTTTTCAAACAAGAACTTCAGCGGGTTGAACCTGCTTACTTTTTTCCTCTACGGCGCACTGGGTGCAGGTTTCCTGTTCTTAAGCCTGAATTACGTCCAGATCCAGGGATATACCCAAACAGAATCCGGGCTGACCTTTTTGCCATTTACATTCATACTGGGATTATTTTCCCGGTACATTGGCACGCTTTCAGACCGGTTCGGGACCAAACTGTTTCTCATCGCCGGACCTTTTACAACCGGTTTAGGATTTTTATGGATGTCTTTCATTCAGCAAACCAGCGGTTTTCATGCATACTGGACGACCTATTTTCCCGGAATGATAATTATCAGTATCGGCATGCTTTTAACGGTTGTACCGCTTACAACGGCGGTTATGAATTCGATCAGTCAAAAACAGTCGGGGATTTCTTCCGGTGTTAATAATGCCGTTTCACGCATAGCGGGTATTTTCGCAAACGCTGCTTTCGGGGCGCTGGCTTTGTTCCTGTTTACGAACATCGTGCTACAAAAACTGGATGGATCGGAGTTCAGTGCAAACCAAAAAGCCAAAATTGTTGCGGAAACCGTGAATTTAGGCAATGCGCAGGTTCCTTCCGGCAATTTTACTCCCACTCAGAAAACAACCATCCATCAACTTTACCGCGGTGCCTTCTTAAATTCCTATCAATCCGTATTGTGGTGTTGTACTGCTATGTGCTTTACCAGTTCGGCAATGGCTTATTTCCTGGTTAGGAACAGGGCCGGAAAATCGTCGGATCAATTAAAAGCCTGA
- a CDS encoding helix-turn-helix transcriptional regulator produces the protein MEQKKITKISTITEFHRLRGLPKPEHPLISVIDFNAIQRPADIGEVNWMFDFYQISLKRGISAKLKYGQQEYDFDEGVLFFISPNQVFGIAAEKDATTERSGWMLLIHPDFLWNTPLAKTIKQYEFFDYAVNEALFLSEKEENTLNGIIGNIRQEYHSNIDKFSKQIIVSQLESLLNYSERFYNRQFITREQANHQVLDRLEHLLSDYFKSDDLVSKGLPTVQYLADSLHVSPGYLSSLLRMLTGQNTQQHIHGKLIELAKEKLSTTGLTVSEIAYELGFEHIQSFSKLFKSKTNLSPLQFRQAFN, from the coding sequence ATGGAACAAAAGAAAATAACAAAGATCAGCACCATTACCGAATTTCACCGTTTGAGAGGCTTGCCCAAACCGGAACATCCTCTGATCAGTGTCATTGATTTCAATGCCATTCAACGCCCGGCTGATATCGGTGAGGTGAACTGGATGTTTGATTTCTACCAAATTTCCCTGAAAAGAGGAATCAGTGCCAAATTGAAATACGGGCAACAGGAATATGATTTTGATGAAGGTGTTCTGTTCTTCATTTCGCCGAACCAGGTTTTTGGCATCGCTGCCGAAAAAGACGCAACAACGGAAAGATCGGGATGGATGTTATTGATACATCCCGATTTTTTGTGGAATACACCGCTTGCAAAAACGATCAAACAGTACGAATTTTTCGACTATGCAGTGAATGAAGCCCTGTTTTTATCGGAAAAAGAGGAAAATACCCTGAACGGGATCATTGGGAACATCCGCCAGGAATATCATTCCAATATCGATAAATTCAGCAAACAGATCATTGTTTCGCAGCTGGAAAGCTTGTTGAATTACTCCGAGCGCTTTTACAACCGGCAGTTTATTACACGCGAACAAGCCAATCACCAGGTGTTGGACCGCCTGGAACACCTGCTTTCCGATTATTTTAAAAGCGACGACCTGGTTTCGAAAGGTTTACCCACCGTTCAGTATCTGGCCGATTCCCTGCATGTTTCGCCGGGATATCTGAGCAGTTTATTGCGCATGCTCACAGGTCAGAATACACAACAGCACATTCATGGGAAGTTGATAGAACTAGCCAAGGAAAAATTATCGACCACCGGTTTAACCGTGAGTGAAATTGCCTACGAACTGGGATTTGAACACATACAGTCCTTCAGCAAATTGTTTAAATCGAAAACGAATCTGTCGCCTTTGCAGTTCCGTCAGGCTTTTAATTGA